DNA sequence from the Ramlibacter agri genome:
GTTGCTGCTGTCCATCAGGCGGGGGCGGCGCTCAGCGCGGGTGGCGCGGATCGTCGCCGTACACGTACGGCTTCTGGGCCACGCGGGCGGCCTGGTACTCGTCCAGCGCCTCGCGGTCCAGGTGCTTGTCCCACCAGATCGACCGGCCGAGGCGCTGCTGCGCCTCCAGGTCCGGCTTTTCCACCTTCATCTTGTCGATGAACTGGGTGACGTCGGACCGGTAGTCGGGCCGGCGGAAGATGCGTTGCAGGAAGGACATGGCCGGGATTTTACAGGCGGGCTCCCTCCCTCTCTGGGGGAGGGCCGGGGTGGGGGCTAGGCCGCCACCTCCTCCGAAGCCTGGTGCCGGGCCAGTTCCCCGGCGAAACCGGCCCGGGCGATGGCCTCCAGCGGCTGCTCGTGCAGGTTTTCGATGCGCAGCGAGCCGTCGCGCAGCAGCACCACCTTGTGCAGCTGGCGCAGGGCGTCCAGCCCCGAGGTGTCCAGGTGCACCATGTGCAGGGCGTCCAGCACCACCGCTGGCGCCCGCGGGCCGGTTTCCACGGCCTGCACGATGGGGTCGATCTTGGCCGTGGCGCCGAAGAACAGCGACCCGTACAGGCGGTAGCGCAGCTCGCCCTCGGCGCCCGGCACCGGCTCCACCCGGAACAGCGAGCTCATTCGCCGGATGAACAGCACGCAGGCCGCCACCAGCCCCACCTCCATGGCGACGGTCAGGTCGAACACCACGGTCAGCGCGAAGGTGCCCAGCATCTTCAGCCGGTAGTCGTGGCTGTAGCGCCCCAGGTGGGCGAACTCGCGCCATTCGCCCATGTTCCAGGCAACGAAGAACAGGATGCCGGCCAGCACCGGCAAGGGCACCAGCAGCGCCAGCGGGCCGGCCACCAGCACGATTCCGGCCAGCGTCAGGGCGTGGATCACGCCGGCGACCGGCGAGGTGGCGCCGGCCCGGATGTTGGTGACGGTGCGGGCGATGGTGCCGGTGGCCGGCATGCCGCCGAAGAAGGGCGTGACGACGTTGGCGATGCCCTGCGCCATCAGCTCCTGGTTGGGGTCGTGCCGCGGCAGGTTCGAGAGCTGGTCGGCCACCCGGGCGCACAGCAGCGACTCGATGGCCCCGAGCAGGGCGATGGTGATGATCGGGGAGACCAGTTCC
Encoded proteins:
- a CDS encoding DUF3460 family protein; the encoded protein is MSFLQRIFRRPDYRSDVTQFIDKMKVEKPDLEAQQRLGRSIWWDKHLDREALDEYQAARVAQKPYVYGDDPRHPR
- a CDS encoding SulP family inorganic anion transporter is translated as MSLPPTFTFRPRLLDALRGYDRARFARDLGAGLTVGVVALPLAMAFAIASGLKPEAGLWTAILAGLVISLFGGSSVQIGGPAGAFIVIVYGILQRHGLANLMIATACAGVLLFVLGALKLGRLVRYVPLSIVVGFTNGIAVLIAASQIKDWLGLAIPKMPADFFAQLQAMAANIGSFNPYAFGLGLACVAFLFAWPRRWQARVPGAVVALVALTFVAWSLSLPVETIGSRFGSIPRGLPAFTLPAFSWVTVKELVSPIITIALLGAIESLLCARVADQLSNLPRHDPNQELMAQGIANVVTPFFGGMPATGTIARTVTNIRAGATSPVAGVIHALTLAGIVLVAGPLALLVPLPVLAGILFFVAWNMGEWREFAHLGRYSHDYRLKMLGTFALTVVFDLTVAMEVGLVAACVLFIRRMSSLFRVEPVPGAEGELRYRLYGSLFFGATAKIDPIVQAVETGPRAPAVVLDALHMVHLDTSGLDALRQLHKVVLLRDGSLRIENLHEQPLEAIARAGFAGELARHQASEEVAA